The Poecilia reticulata strain Guanapo linkage group LG13, Guppy_female_1.0+MT, whole genome shotgun sequence genome has a segment encoding these proteins:
- the linc.pou2af1 gene encoding colorectal cancer associated 2, with amino-acid sequence MTTGVDGVRAQTAGKTGQPPLCLMLLLINLHFITLISLFKNLISLGRHEDPPPADMSSRAPQLRAPFLPVTKSSCSLNMQASAFSDPQQQQQQFGDLMLPSNDYSFSSRGAVDYNSLPPLPTSSPLPWSHAMSSDVDYYGQGTAACSSSESLTLYTPLDPNSYSPQDSFSSSSSSCYDSPTRMESSFHGFLSKRYPYQYCSPHQDSVAGCWPAQLESAPLDEYAPYCPPTDYPYIQPVEESYFRKDFPLGSEMCYNIL; translated from the exons ATGACAACCGGAGTTGACGGTGTTAGAGCGCAGACAGCAGGGAAGACAGGACAGCCGCCGCTCTGTCTCATGTTACTGTTGAttaatctgcattttattacactaatctcactttttaaaaatctgatctcATTAGGTCGTCACGAGGACCCTCCTCCTGCCGACATGAGCTCGCGAGCCCCGCAGCTGCGCGCGCCCTTCCTCCCTGTCACTAAGAGCTCGTGCAGCCTGAACATGCAGGCGAGCGCGTTCAGCGacccccagcagcagcagcagcagttcgGGGACTTGATGTTGCCCAGCAACGACTACAGTTTCAGTTCCAGAGGAGCCGTGGACTACAACTCCCTGCCTCCTCTGCCCACTTCCTCCCCGCTGCCCTGGAGTCACGCGATGTCCTCAGACGTGGACTACTACGGCCAGGGGACG GCGGCCTGCTCCTCATCAGAGTCCCTGACACTCTACACCCCCCTGGATCCCAACAGCTACTCCCCGCAGGACTCCTTTTCCTCTTCYTCCTCGTCTTGCTATGACTCACCCACCAGGATGGAGTCCAGTTTCCACGGCTTCCTCTCAAAACGCTACCCCTATCAGTACTGCAGCCCCCATCAGGACAGTGTGGCCGGCTGCTGGCCAGCCCAGCTGGAGAGCGCCCCCCTCGATGAGTACGCCCCCTACTGCCCCCCCACAGACTATCCCTACATCCAGCCTGTGGAGGAGAGCTACTTCAGGAAGGATTTCCCTCTGGGCTCTGAAATGTGTTACAATATTCTATGA
- the pou2af2 gene encoding POU domain class 2-associating factor 2: MPGSHMLPSYYSMRRPFISDADFCTSTKQFPSDVYSSTQPSSMSSYSSLIDSYYPETFGDYRSAATFSSSGSSFLPSSTISSLLPTFNGDSPHLFLRDSWDQSGPEPVSQVEGLCPDSLGSVSVPPSIASPEPSGSPSHYRSPSRGSSMGPVSSSQPYTLHSLEDVHYHPLTSGGTYSVPSSFPCPPYMSSPVSDLVSKMVSEDMAEGHSSLPAGTEAHSSWAKEDGVSPWSPYELRRAY; the protein is encoded by the exons ATGCCAG GATCACACATGCTGCCCAGCTACTACAGCATGAGGCGTCCCTTCATATCCGACGCAGACTTTTGCACATCCACCAAGCAGTTTCCTTCCGATGTCTATTCTTCCACACAACCCTCCTCTATGAGCAGCTACTCCTCTCTCATCGACAGCTACTACCCAGAAACCTTTGGTGACTACCGTAGCGCAGCCACCTTCTCCAGCTCTGGCAGCTCCTTCCTGCCCTCGTCAACCATTTCCTCCCTGTTGCCAACTTTCAACGGAGATTCACCGCATTTATTTCTG cGTGACTCATGGGACCAGTCGGGACCTGAGCCAGTGTCCCAGGTGGAGGGCCTCTGTCCGGACAGCCTGGGTTCTGTCAGCGTCCCACCCTCCATAGCCAGCCCGGAGCCCTCTGGGAGCCCRTCCCACTACCGTTCCCCCAGCCGCGGCTCCTCCATGGGGCCTGTCTCCAGCAGCCAGCCGTACACCCTGCATTCACTGGAGGACGTCCACTACCACCCTTTGACTTCTGGCGGCACCTACTCTGTGCCCTCCTCCTTTCCCTGCCCCCCGTACATGAGCAGCCCCGTCAGCGACCTGGTGTCCAAGATGGTGTCAGAGGACATGGCGGAGGGTCACAGTAGCCTCCCAGCTGGCACCGAGGCCCACTCTTCATGGGCTAAGGAGGACGGGGTGAGCCCCTGGTCCCCCTATGAACTCCGGAGGGCCTACTGA